TCGGCAATCAGCTGCGCGACGGAAAAGAGCATTTCATCGGTTGTCGCCGCCTGACGCAATTCCCCATTGACTTTCGTGGTCAGATGGAACGGCTCGTCCGGCGTGCCAACCAAAATCGCGGGGCCGAGCGGACAACTGCCGTCAAGACTTTTACCCAAGAACCATTGGCCGCGTTCGCTTTGCAGATCGCGCGCGGTAATATCGCAGGCGATCGTGTAACCGAACACGTGATCCAACGCCTGCGCGCTGTCGACCTGTTGCGTCGTCTGACCGATGATGACGGCCAGTTCGCCCTCGTAATCCAGCGCCTTTGTTACGTCGGCATGGCGCGGCAGAGGCGCTAAATGCGGCAACACGGTCGTTGTCGCTTTCGTGAAATACACGGGCGCCGACGGAAGCGGCGAGTCTTGTCCGGAAAATTCGCTGACATGCGCCGCGTAATTTTGGCTGACGCAAAACAGATTGCGGATCGGCAGAAGCGGCACGTCCCAAGTCACCTCGTCAAGGGCGAGCGGCGTCAGCGCGAGCGCTTCATTTTCTTCCTTTTGCGTGAGCGCGCTTTGTAAAATCACGAGACCTTCGGGACCGTTCGCCACCAATTCGGCGACGGTCGCGGGCAAGGGTATGAATAATGCTTCTTCCAATTCGGCGGCGCGCAAGATGTGGGCGCCGTCAGCGGTTATGATGCCCCATTCGGGCAAACCGAGGTAGGAAAAGCTGACAATTCGTAACATAGTATCATCCTTTCTGTACGCTGATTATACCACGGCGCAGATCGGCAAAGAGTGTGGTAAAATAAAAGATACATATAAGAACGTAACAACGGCAAACGGAGCGTTTGTCGGCAGGAGGAGATTATGACGGAGACGAAGACGCCGGAAGTGGCCAGCAGCAATTTTATCGAAACGGAAATCAATGCGGATATCGCGAAAAATGTGTATACCGATAATCGGGTGCATACGCGGTTTCCGCCGGAACCGAACGGATATTTGCATATCGGTCACGCGAAAAGCATTTGCTTGAATTTCGGCTTGGGAGAAAAATATCAGGGTAAAACCAACTTGCGTTTTGACGATACGAATCCGACCAAAGAAGATGTGGAGTACGTCGAATCGATCGAAGAAGACGTGCATTGGCTCGGTTTCCATTGGGACGGTGAAGTGCGTTTCGCCTCGGATTATTTTCCGCAAATGTACGAATACGCCGTGCAGCTGATCCGCGAAGGCAAAGCGTACGTGGACGATCTTTCGGGCGATGAAATCCGCGAGTACCGCGGCGATTTCAATACGCCGGGCAAGGAAAGTCCGTATCGTAACCGCCCGATCGAAGAAAACCTGCGTTTATTTGAGGAAATGAAAGAGGGGCGCTACGCCGACGGCGAAAAAGTATTGCGCGCCAAAATCGACATGGCGTCGCCGAATCTCGTGATGCGGGATCCCGTGCTGTATCGGATTTTGCACGTGCCGCATCATCGCACCGGCGATACCTGGTGCATCTATCCGATGTACGATTTCGCGCATCCGGTATCGGACGCGATTGAACGGATCACGCATTCGGTCTGCACGCTGGAATTTGAAGCGCATCGTCCGCTCTATAACTGGGTCTTGGAAAGCTGGTCGGATCCGGAGCATCCGCGGCAGATTGAATTCGCCCGCCTGAATGTCACCACGATGATTACCAGCAAACGCAAATTGCGTCGGCTGGTGGAAGAACACATCGTCAGCGGCTGGGACGATCCGCGCATGCCGACGATTTCGGGAATTCGCCGCCGCGGTTACACGCCGGAAGCGCTGCGGGATTTCTGCGATCGCATCGGGGTCGCGAAAAACGACAGCTTGGTGGATATCAGTCTGCTTGAATTTTGCATTCGCGAAGATTTGAAAAATAAAGCGCCGCGCCTGATGACGGTGCTCGATCCGTTGAAAATTACGCTCGTCAATTATCCGGAAGGGCAAACAGAAGAACTGCCGATCGCCAATAACCAGGACGCGCCGGACATGGGCGAACGCATGGTTCCGTTTTCACGAGAATTGTATATCGAACGGGCCGATTTTATGGAAGAACCGGTGAAAAAATTCTTCCGTCTGGCGCCGGGCCGCGAAGTGCGTTTGCGCAACGCTTACATTATTCGCTGTGAAGAAGTCGTCAAAGATGAAAACGGCGAAATCATTGAATTGAAATGTACTTATGATCCGGACTCCAAGAGCGGCTCGCCCGGCAGCAACCGCAAGGTGAAAGGCGTCGTGCATTGGGTAGAAAGGCATACGGCGGTACCTGTCGAAGCCCGTTTGTATGATTATCTCTTCCCGGAAGATGATACCGATGACGGACGCGATTTCGTCGAGAAAGCCAATCCGGATTCGTTGGTCGTCAAACAAGCGGTCGCGGAGCCCGCGATTTTGGATTATCCCGTGGGAACGCGTTTCCAATTCATTCGCCAGGGGTACTTTGTCATTGATCCGGATACGACCGAAGAGCATCTCGTCGTGAATCGCATTGTCGGTTTGCGCGATACTTGGGCGAAATTGCAAAAACAAAAAGAAAAAGAAAAGCAGGCCAAGTAAGAAGGGAGACGTCATGAAACAATTATGGATCGCCGCCGCGCTTGCCGTGCTCGTTTCGGGATATACGGCTCTGGCCGCGGACGCGGTTGTGCCGTCGCTGGGGAAATGGACCCTTCCCGCAGACACGACGCAGGTGGCGGGAGAAGTATCGGTGCGCGGGACAAATGGCGCGCCGAAAATCTCCGCTTTTTACCAAGACCAAGGATTTAAAAACGGCCATTACTACCTGCTGGTACGACAGAATCAGGCCGCTTTCGCATATGCGGCGCTCGCGGTGATTCCGCAGGAACGAGCGGTGACGCCGCGGTATGATCGGACGCGTTCGGTGTATCGCCCCGTACAGAAGGAGCGTGGTGCATATTACCAAGTTCCGGAGCAAAAGGATCTGTTGGCGGAGGCGCGCAACCGTGGCGTGTATCATCGCGACGCGAAAAATGATCGCTTGCAACGGCACGCCATGACGTCAAAAATGACGCTCGATGAAGCGGCAGCGTACTGGAACCGCGAAGTCATTCCCGCGATTCCGAACCGCGCTGAAACCGTCGAATTCATGCCGACCAAAGGCAATCGAATCTACACGGCGACATGGACGACCAGTCAAATGGAAAAGGGCATTCTTTACCGCGAGATCACCCATGCCGAACTTTTGAAGAAAAACGGCCAAGTATACGCGGTGTTAGTCAGCGCCGATGATCGTCAAAGAGAATGGCTCACCCGGCTGACGCAGGCGCTTGGCGCGTGGCATTGATTCGGATTGACAAGGGCATGTACTATCGTTATGATAGGCGTAGTAAAGAAACATATATCTGGCATCTTAGAGGAGGCATATTATGGCTAATATAGCAATTGTGTATTGGACAGGATCCGGCAACACCGAAGCGATGGCGAATGCGATCGACGAAGGCGCCAAAGCGGCGGGCGCGGAAACGCAACTTTCTTTCGTGACCGACGTTACCGCGGACGATATTGCCGCATTTGATTATATTGCGCTCGGCTGCCCGGCCATGGGTTCGGAACAGCTCGAAGAATACGATTTTGAACCGTTTTATGAAGAACTTGCCGGACATCTCGCCGGCAAAAAAGTAGCGCTTTTCGGTTCGTATGCATGGAACGACGGCCAGTGGATGGACGACTGGGCCGGTCGTGTTGCCGAAACCGGCGCGGACATTGTCGCGGATCCGGTCAAAGCGTACGCGTACCCCGATGATGACGCGCTTGAAGCTTGCCGCCAACTCGGCGCAGCGTTAGCGAACGCCTAAACCGAACGCCACGTTTACGTGGCGTTTTTCTATCTGAGGAGGGAACGTATGAAAGTCGCTGTCATTTATTGGACGAACACCGGTAATACGGAACAGATGGCGGAAGAGATCGCACTCGGCGCACGGGATGCCAGCGCCGACATTACCCTGACCGCATATGCGGACACCACGCCCGCCGAAGCATTGCAAGCGGATCAGCTGATTTTGGGTTGCCCCGCCATGGGTATCGAGGAATTGGAGGACGGGGAAGTCGTACCGTTCATGCAGGAACTCTATCCGCAACTCGCCGGTAAACGGGTCGCTGTTTTCGGTTCGTGCGGCTGGTCGCACGGGGAATGGTTGACCAAGTGGGTGCAGGAACTCAGCGATGCCGGCGCAGAGGTTGTCGCTCCGCCATTGTCCTGCCAAGGTACGCCGGATGATGAGGCACTGGCCTCTTGTCGCAAGTTGGGACAAGAGCTCGCTCAAAAATAAAACTGAAAAAGTCGCCAACGGCGACTTTTTTAGATAGCCGATATCGCCAACGGATAAATATCGTAAAATTTGTCCGCGCGGCACGGGCAGAAAATGTGAGTAAAGTGCTCTCGGTATGCTATAATAGATAAAATATAGAAGAAAACAAATTAACGATACGGAGGAATCTTATGCCTGTCATTCATGTGCATTTGCTCGCCGGGCGCAAAGTGGAGCAAAAACGCGCCTTTGTGAAAAAAGTAACGGATGCGGCGGTCGCCGAATTGGGCTGTCCGGCCCAAAATGTTAGAATTGTTTTCCATACACTGACGAAAGAAGATCTCGCTGAGGGCGGCGTTTTACGCGCCGACCGCGACTGAAGGAGAGGGAGCGTGCGATGATGGACGAAAAATTTCAAAAAGAAGGTCTGACATTTGACGACGTGCTGCTGATACCGGGGGCATCGGATGTACTGCCGCGCGATGTCAAAGTGGACACCTGGCTGACCAAAGAAATTCATTTGAATATTCCGATTATGAGTGCGGGCATGGATACCGTCACCGAATCGGGCATGGCGATTGCGATGGCGCGCGAAGGCGGCATCGGCGTCATTCATAAAAATATGACGATTGATGAACAGGCGCGGGAAGTGGACAAAGTCAAACGTTCCGAACACGGCATCATTGTCGATCCGATTTACCTCGGACCGGACAACCTGCTGCAGGACGCGGAAGACCTGATGGCGCGCTACCGTATTTCGGGCGTACCGGTTACCGTGGACGGCAAGCTCGTCGGTATTATCACGAACCGAGACATGCGTTTTGAAACCGACATGTCGAAAAAAATCGGCGAAGTGATGACGAAAGAAGGTCTCGTTACCGCGCCGGAAGGAACGTCATTGGAAGATGCGAAACGTCTGTTGTGGGAGCACCGCATCGAAAAATTGCCGCTGGTAGATGGCGCGGGCAATTTGCGCGGTCTGATCACGATTAAAGATATCGAAAAAACAAAAAAATATCCGAACTCCGCGAAAGACGGCAACGGTCGTTTGTTGGCGGCGGCGGCCATCGGCGTTGGCAGTGACATGCTGGAACGCGCGGAAGCATTGGTAGGCGCCAATGTGGATGTGCTCATTGTCGATACGGCGCACGGTCACTCCGCGGGCGTTATTCGCGCGGTCAAAAAACTGCGCGAAGCATTCCCGCACACCAATCTGATCGCGGGCAACGTAGCGACCGGCGAGGCGACCGAAGCATTGATCGAAGCCGGCGCGGATGCGGTTAAAGTCGGTATCGGACCGGGTTCGATTTGCACGACCCGTGTCATCGCCGGTATCGGCGTACCGCAGATTACAGCGGTTTATGACTGCAGTCGGGTGGCGGCGCGTTACCATGTGCCGGTCATCGCCGACGGCGGCATCAAATACTCGGGCGACATGGCTAAAGCCTTAGCGGCCGGCGCCAGCGTCGTCATGCTCGGCAACCTTTTGGCGGGCACGCAGGAAAGCCCGGGCGAAACGGTAATTTACCAGGGCCGTTCGTACAAAGTGTACCGCGGCATGGGCTCGCTCGGCGCGATGAAAGCGGGCAGCAAAGATCGCTACTTCCAGGAAAACATGGACAAATTGGTGCCGGAAGGTATCGAAGGCCGCGTACCGTACAAAGGCACGGTGGCGGATTCGATTTACCAGATGGTCGGCGGTCTGCGCGCCAGCATGGGTTACTGCGGCGCGAAAGATCTGGAAGCCATGCGTTCGGAAACTAAGTTTGTGCGCATTACCAATGCGGGACTGATTGAAAGTCATCCGCATGATATAAATATCACCAAAGAAGCGCCGAACTACAGTATGAATTAAGGTGCCTTCCATGCAGTGGGAACGGCATTCGATTCTGGGCGTTGCCATTGACGCCCTCACACTCGAAACCGCTGTCGCGCAGGTGGACACTTGGCTCGCGCAAAAGGAAACGAAATTTATCGCCACCGCGAATGCGGAAATGGTCATGCGCGCGTATAAAGATCCCGCGTTCGGTCAGGTATTGGCCGCGGCGGATATGGTGCTCGCGGACGGGGCGGGAATTGTTTGGGCCGGTGAACAGCTTCATAAGCATTTTCCGGCACGCGTAGCGGGTATTGATTTTATGACCGCGCTCGTGGAACGTGCGGCGCAAACGGGAACCAAGATGTATTTCTTCGGCGGTGCGCCCGACGTCGCCGCCGAAGCGGCGCAGCGGCTGGAAAGCCGTTTCGGCACGCTGCCGATTGTCGGCGTGCGGGACGGCTATTTTTCCGCGTCGGAAAATGACGCGATTGCCGCCGACATTCGGGAAAGCGGCGCGCAGCTTTTATTTGCGGGCCTCGGCGTTCCGAAGCAGGAGTATTGGCTGACGCGGATGCGGCCGCAATTGCCGGGCATTGTATCGCTCGGTGTGGGCGGTTCTTTTGACGTGCTTTCCGGTCGATTAAAACGGGCGCCGCTTTTCTGGCAAAAAAATCGCTTGGAATGGTTGTATCGTTTGGCTCTTCAACCGTCCCGGTTACGGCGGATGGGAGCGTTGCCGCAATTTATGTGGCAGGTGAAACGTTCCGCCAACCGAAGGAGGAAATAATATTGTCACAGATCACGATCGTGAAAGAAGGCTATCCCTTTATAGGGGGAGCTCTTTTCGTCGCGCTCCTGACAGGGTTGCTGATATCATGGCACTGGGCCTTGTTGCCTTTTCTATTTGCGCTTTTTTTCACCTTCTTCTTTCGTTCGCCCCGGCGGAATGTGCCGCGTGACCCCGACGTGCTTGTGTCACCGGCCGACGGCACCGTGATGCGGGTCGAAGAAGTAGAGGAAGAGTTGTTTTTGGGTGCGCCCTGTTATAAAGTTACGATTTTTTTATCCGTATTTGATGTGCATGTCAATCGCAGTCCGATGGCGGGTGATATTACGTTTCGTCAATACACCTGCGGCGGTTTTCGCCCCGCGTTTCAAAAAAGTGTAGGTTATGAAAACGAACGCCACACGATCGGTCTTGAAAACGAACGAATTTCGATTGTCGTTACGCAGATTGCGGGCCTTTTGGCGCGCCGCATCGTGTCCTGGAAAAAACTGGGCGATCGGTTGGGTAAAGGCGAGTTATACGGAATGATCAAGTTCGGTTCGTGCACGGAAGTGTTTATGCCGAAAAATGTGGCTGTTTGCGTAAAAAAAGGGGATCGTGTGCGCGGCGGCGAAACTGTTATCGGGAGAATAGTAGATGCGTAAAGAATGGATACCGAATCTTTTTACGGCTTTAAATATTGCCATGGGAACACTGTCCTTGATGTTTACCGTGCAGGGAAATTTCGACGCGGCCGCCTGGGCGATTTTGCTCGCGGCGGTGGCGGACGGTTTGGACGGACGGGTGGCTCGCGCGTTTGGCGTGGCCGGAGATTTCGGTAAAGAGTTGGACTCATTATGCGATGTGGTATCGTTCGGTGTAGCGCCGGCGGTTTTGCTCTATACTTGGCAAATGGCGCTCATGCCGCTCGGTTTGGGCGCGATGGCCGCTATGCTTTTAGCGGTCTGCGGCGCGATGCGCTTAGCTCGCTTCAATATTAATACGGATGTGGTGCACGGCTTTTTCATGGGGATGCCGATCCCGACGACGGGATGTTTGGCGGCGACCTATGTGTTGTCGGATGCGCCGTTACCGGTGTATCTTACCTGGGTGCTGACATTGGTATTGGCATGGGTGATGGTCAGCGAAATGCATTACCCGGATTTTAAAGGTAAAGCCGCCGATCCGGTGCAGAAAAAAGCGCTGGCGGCCGTGGTCGTCATCGGCTTGCTCTTGCTGTTCGACGAACCGTCACGCTGGGCGTTTGTATTCTTTTTTATGTACTTCTTATTCGGCATTTTAAATACAATTTGGAATCGATTGGATCGATCCGGCGGAAGGAGAGCGTAGTATGACCTATTACATGGATATCATCATGGTACCCATCCAGATCATCGTGGCGCTGTTCACGGTGTACTACACGGTCTTGGCTATTTCTGGCATGTTCCGCAAAAAAGAGGTCAAGATCCTGACGCCGAAAAATCGTTTCGCCATTATCGTCGCGGCGCATAATGAAGAGCAGGTTTTGGGCGCGCTGATTGATAATCTTTTCATGCTGAGATATCCGCGTGAACTTTACGATGTCTATGTCGTCGCCGACAACTGCACCGACGGTACCGCGCAACTCGCTCGAGATCACGGCGCCATCGTCTATGAACGATTTAATAAGGAAGAGGTCGGCAAAGGCTATGCGATGGACTGGCTGTTTCATAAGGTTTATGAAACAGGTATTGAATACGACGCCTTTTGCGTATTCGACGCGGATAACCTCGTCCATCTGGATTTTCTGACGGAAATGAACAGCCGTTTGGAAAAAGGCGAACAGGTTATTCAAGGTTACCTGAGCGCGAAAAACCCGTCGGATACATGGGTATCCGCGACGTTCGCGATGGCGTTTTGGATCATCAATCATCTGTGGCATCTGGGCAAGTATAATATCGGTCTTTCCACCGCGCTCGGCGGCACGGGCATGTGCATTTCGAGTCGGGTTCTGCGAACCTACGGTTGGGGCTGCAACTGTTTGACGGAAGATATGGAGTTTTCCATGAAAATTCTGTACGAGGGCAATATTCGTACGACATGGGCCGACGACGCTATTGTTTACGATGAAAAACCGCTCCGCTTCATGCAGTCATGGAACCAACGTAAACGCTGGGCGCAGGGACACTTTGACTGTGCCGGACGGTACATTCCCAAATTATTCAAACGCGGTTTTTCGACCGGTAATATTCGCATGCTTGACGGTATTTTACAATTGTCGCAGCCGCATTTTATGCTGCTTTCGACCTTTTATTTATTGATGACTTATGTAAACGCTTCTGTCCCGTTCTTTACAAATGTGTTGTATAATGACCGCGTTATGCCGGTGGAATTTTGGACGACCATCGGTACCTTGCAATTTATTTTGCCGATTATCGTATTGTGGCGGATCAACGTTCCCAAAAAAGTTTGGCTGTACATTCCCATGTATCCGATCTTCATTTATTCTTGGGTGCCGATTACCTTCCTGGGATTCCTGAACCGACATAAAAAAGAGTGGAGCCATACCCAACATACGCGGCAAATTTCGTTTGATGAAGTGCCGTTACATTTGGACAGTAAAGGACCGAATTAATGCATATTTTCATGTCAAATGACGATGGGATTGAAGCGCGTGGCTTGCGCATGCTGGCGCGCGGCTTAGTGGATCTCGGTGAAATTACGCTGATTGCGCCGCATCAGGAGTGCAGTTCGAGTTCGTCGGCGCTGACTTTGCGGGAGCGTTTGTATCTCAAGGAAGAGCATACGGGCGAACCGCGTTTCAAGGCGTTTTCTTTTACCGGGCGACCGGCCGATTGCGCGAAATTCGGCATCTCGTATTGGTTGCAGGACACGCCGCCGGATTTGGTGGTATCCGGGATCAATAACGGTTATAACGTCGGCAGCGACGTGACTTACTCCGGAACGGTGGCGGTCGCGCTGGAAGGGCATTACGAAAAAATTCCGTCGCTTGCGGTTTCGGGGCAGACATTTGATGAAGAATTTTTGGAACGGGCGGTGCCTTTTGTTCGTGACTTTATCCAAAAAGTTTTCGTGAAAGGGAAATATCCGGGATTGCTGAATTTAAATATTCCCAATATTCCCGAAATCAACTGGCAGCATGTCAAAGTCTGTCGTCAGGGCCTGCAGATTTATGAAAACGCGATCACGTCAGCGGTGGATGAAGACGGTCAGATTTACTACCGTGTCAAAGGACGCGCGTTGCCGGATTCGGATCATGAAGACGATGTCTACTTTTTGCATCGCGGCTGGATTACGGTGACGCCGCTGACCTGGTATCAGGGTGCGGATCAGGAGATCGGCGCGGTGGAGGATCTGTTGCATTCGATTGCGCAACGAGAAGTGAAGAAATAAAAAAAGACGAGCTCAGCTCGTCTTTTTTGTTGCGGTGTTAGCGGTTGTGTTCGCCGTTATATTTTGAATTTTCGCCGAGCACTTTGGATACGGCCGTTTTCAGAATTTTTTTGCCGTACGTAAGGGCCTCGGTGTTGAAATGCATATTCGGCTGATGTAACCCGGGCTTGAGGTCGGCGCCCAGACCGTAAAAGCCGACGTGCAGATTCGGTTTGGCGATGACGTAGTAGCAGAAATCTTCGCCGCCCGGTGTGGTCTGCGCCGGCAGCGTGTTTTCGCGGCCGAGCACTTCGGCAATGCTATCTTCCAACAGTTCGCACATGTCGTCGTTATACTCGGCGGCCGGTAAATCGATCAATGTTTTGCAGGTGCAGGTGCAGGAAAAAGCGGCGACTGCGTTTTCCACGGCGATTTTGATTTTTTCATTGAGCTCTGCCATGGTATCGTTATCACCGGCGCGCATATCAAAAGCGAGCAATACTTTGTCAGGGATCGCGTTTGTCGCGCCGGAATCACAGAGGCAGCGGGTGGCTTTGACGCTGAACGAACGCTCCGGATTCGGTTGGATTCCCGTGGCGGCGAGTATCGCCAGTGCCGCCGCGTGCAGAGCGTTGTGACCCAAATGCGGGCGCGCGCCGTGCGCGCGTTGTCCTTTGATTTCGAACTCCACGGTGTGGCTTGCCGAGTAGTAGAGGGCGGCGATCGCCTGTCCCAATTTCGCTTCCTGGATCGGACGGACATGTTGCCCGATCAGATAATCGACATCATCCAACACGCCGCTGTCGACGATCGTGTACGCGCCCTGGCCGATTTCTTCCGCCGGCTGGAAAATCACTTTCAGCTTACCGCGTTTGACGATGCCTTCTTTAATAATTTCTTCTCCGGCCGCCAGAGCCATTGCCGTGTGGCCGTCATGACCGCAGCTGTGGATCGCGACATGCTTACCGTCGACGATATGTCCGAGCGCATCCATGTCGGCGCGTACGGCCATTGTCGGACCGGGTTTGCCGCTGTCGAAGATGCCGACGACACCGGTGTGCCCGCCCAGTCCTTCCGTGACGTCAAAGCCGGCTTCCCGCAGCGTTTTGGCCACGAATTCGGACGTTTTATGCTCCTCCAACCCAAACTCCGGGATGGTATGTAAATATTCTCTGAAATCCTGTTCTCTTGCCATACTATTCCCTCCTTTAGTACCAACAGTATAACACAGTCGCTTACGCCAAACGGACAAATTCTAATTTGTGACTAAAATATGTTGGTAAAGCAAATGATAAATGTTATAATGGACGTAATATTTTTTTTAGGAATACTGTATTCCGCCCGACGCGAGCCTTGGCATCGCGCGGTTTTTTTAACAGGAAGGAAGGGGATGCAGATGGCAGAAGAAAAGCAGAAAACTGTTGCGCCGCAAGGCCAACCTGCCGAATCGACAACAAAGTCGGATCGACGGCAGGAAGCGGAGCGTCTGCTCGGCGGTAAAGTCGGCATCGGCGCTTACATCGCGTTGATTGCGGCCATTATTTTTTTCTCCGGCATTTTGATGAAAGTCGACGGTATGAAGTGGTTGAGCGCGTTTGACTATACGACCTTGATCGGTAAGTACGGTACGATGAAAGTACCGGAAAAAGCGACTTGGCTCGGTATGGGCGGGTTCTCCGCACGGCAAGGCTTTTTATTCGCGCTTTCGTTGGCACCGTCCGTGATGCTTGCATTGGGCGTGATCGAAGTGCTTGCACAATACGGCGCGATTCGCGCGGCGCATAAGTTGATGACGCCGCTGTTGAAACCGATTTTAGGCTTACCGGGGCTGACGGGACTGGCGCTGATTACGGACTTGCAGAGTACGGATGCCGGTGCTGCGCAGACGAAAGAATTGTTTGATGAAGGTCTGATCAGTGACAAGGAACACACGGTTATGACCGCTTGGCAGTACAGCGGCGCGGGCATGATCAGCAATTACTTCGCCACCGGTTCGGCGGTATTTGCGGTATTGACCGTACCGGTTATTTTGCCGTTGGGAATTATTTTTGTCATGAAATTTGTCGGCGGCGCCTTTGTCCGCTTTATGT
This window of the Negativicoccus succinicivorans genome carries:
- a CDS encoding WecB/TagA/CpsF family glycosyltransferase: MQWERHSILGVAIDALTLETAVAQVDTWLAQKETKFIATANAEMVMRAYKDPAFGQVLAAADMVLADGAGIVWAGEQLHKHFPARVAGIDFMTALVERAAQTGTKMYFFGGAPDVAAEAAQRLESRFGTLPIVGVRDGYFSASENDAIAADIRESGAQLLFAGLGVPKQEYWLTRMRPQLPGIVSLGVGGSFDVLSGRLKRAPLFWQKNRLEWLYRLALQPSRLRRMGALPQFMWQVKRSANRRRK
- a CDS encoding phosphatidylserine decarboxylase family protein; the encoded protein is MLSQITIVKEGYPFIGGALFVALLTGLLISWHWALLPFLFALFFTFFFRSPRRNVPRDPDVLVSPADGTVMRVEEVEEELFLGAPCYKVTIFLSVFDVHVNRSPMAGDITFRQYTCGGFRPAFQKSVGYENERHTIGLENERISIVVTQIAGLLARRIVSWKKLGDRLGKGELYGMIKFGSCTEVFMPKNVAVCVKKGDRVRGGETVIGRIVDA
- a CDS encoding flavodoxin, which gives rise to MKVAVIYWTNTGNTEQMAEEIALGARDASADITLTAYADTTPAEALQADQLILGCPAMGIEELEDGEVVPFMQELYPQLAGKRVAVFGSCGWSHGEWLTKWVQELSDAGAEVVAPPLSCQGTPDDEALASCRKLGQELAQK
- a CDS encoding flavodoxin, whose translation is MANIAIVYWTGSGNTEAMANAIDEGAKAAGAETQLSFVTDVTADDIAAFDYIALGCPAMGSEQLEEYDFEPFYEELAGHLAGKKVALFGSYAWNDGQWMDDWAGRVAETGADIVADPVKAYAYPDDDALEACRQLGAALANA
- a CDS encoding 2-hydroxymuconate tautomerase: MPVIHVHLLAGRKVEQKRAFVKKVTDAAVAELGCPAQNVRIVFHTLTKEDLAEGGVLRADRD
- the guaB gene encoding IMP dehydrogenase, whose product is MMDEKFQKEGLTFDDVLLIPGASDVLPRDVKVDTWLTKEIHLNIPIMSAGMDTVTESGMAIAMAREGGIGVIHKNMTIDEQAREVDKVKRSEHGIIVDPIYLGPDNLLQDAEDLMARYRISGVPVTVDGKLVGIITNRDMRFETDMSKKIGEVMTKEGLVTAPEGTSLEDAKRLLWEHRIEKLPLVDGAGNLRGLITIKDIEKTKKYPNSAKDGNGRLLAAAAIGVGSDMLERAEALVGANVDVLIVDTAHGHSAGVIRAVKKLREAFPHTNLIAGNVATGEATEALIEAGADAVKVGIGPGSICTTRVIAGIGVPQITAVYDCSRVAARYHVPVIADGGIKYSGDMAKALAAGASVVMLGNLLAGTQESPGETVIYQGRSYKVYRGMGSLGAMKAGSKDRYFQENMDKLVPEGIEGRVPYKGTVADSIYQMVGGLRASMGYCGAKDLEAMRSETKFVRITNAGLIESHPHDINITKEAPNYSMN
- the pssA gene encoding CDP-diacylglycerol--serine O-phosphatidyltransferase, which gives rise to MRKEWIPNLFTALNIAMGTLSLMFTVQGNFDAAAWAILLAAVADGLDGRVARAFGVAGDFGKELDSLCDVVSFGVAPAVLLYTWQMALMPLGLGAMAAMLLAVCGAMRLARFNINTDVVHGFFMGMPIPTTGCLAATYVLSDAPLPVYLTWVLTLVLAWVMVSEMHYPDFKGKAADPVQKKALAAVVVIGLLLLFDEPSRWAFVFFFMYFLFGILNTIWNRLDRSGGRRA
- a CDS encoding glycosyltransferase family 2 protein; this translates as MTYYMDIIMVPIQIIVALFTVYYTVLAISGMFRKKEVKILTPKNRFAIIVAAHNEEQVLGALIDNLFMLRYPRELYDVYVVADNCTDGTAQLARDHGAIVYERFNKEEVGKGYAMDWLFHKVYETGIEYDAFCVFDADNLVHLDFLTEMNSRLEKGEQVIQGYLSAKNPSDTWVSATFAMAFWIINHLWHLGKYNIGLSTALGGTGMCISSRVLRTYGWGCNCLTEDMEFSMKILYEGNIRTTWADDAIVYDEKPLRFMQSWNQRKRWAQGHFDCAGRYIPKLFKRGFSTGNIRMLDGILQLSQPHFMLLSTFYLLMTYVNASVPFFTNVLYNDRVMPVEFWTTIGTLQFILPIIVLWRINVPKKVWLYIPMYPIFIYSWVPITFLGFLNRHKKEWSHTQHTRQISFDEVPLHLDSKGPN
- a CDS encoding glutamine--tRNA ligase/YqeY domain fusion protein, which gives rise to MTETKTPEVASSNFIETEINADIAKNVYTDNRVHTRFPPEPNGYLHIGHAKSICLNFGLGEKYQGKTNLRFDDTNPTKEDVEYVESIEEDVHWLGFHWDGEVRFASDYFPQMYEYAVQLIREGKAYVDDLSGDEIREYRGDFNTPGKESPYRNRPIEENLRLFEEMKEGRYADGEKVLRAKIDMASPNLVMRDPVLYRILHVPHHRTGDTWCIYPMYDFAHPVSDAIERITHSVCTLEFEAHRPLYNWVLESWSDPEHPRQIEFARLNVTTMITSKRKLRRLVEEHIVSGWDDPRMPTISGIRRRGYTPEALRDFCDRIGVAKNDSLVDISLLEFCIREDLKNKAPRLMTVLDPLKITLVNYPEGQTEELPIANNQDAPDMGERMVPFSRELYIERADFMEEPVKKFFRLAPGREVRLRNAYIIRCEEVVKDENGEIIELKCTYDPDSKSGSPGSNRKVKGVVHWVERHTAVPVEARLYDYLFPEDDTDDGRDFVEKANPDSLVVKQAVAEPAILDYPVGTRFQFIRQGYFVIDPDTTEEHLVVNRIVGLRDTWAKLQKQKEKEKQAK
- a CDS encoding fumarylacetoacetate hydrolase family protein, whose amino-acid sequence is MLRIVSFSYLGLPEWGIITADGAHILRAAELEEALFIPLPATVAELVANGPEGLVILQSALTQKEENEALALTPLALDEVTWDVPLLPIRNLFCVSQNYAAHVSEFSGQDSPLPSAPVYFTKATTTVLPHLAPLPRHADVTKALDYEGELAVIIGQTTQQVDSAQALDHVFGYTIACDITARDLQSERGQWFLGKSLDGSCPLGPAILVGTPDEPFHLTTKVNGELRQAATTDEMLFSVAQLIADLSQGVTLLPGDIILTGTPAGVGKGFTPPRYLQAGDTVEVTIDGIGTLKNTVQ